Proteins co-encoded in one Deferribacterota bacterium genomic window:
- a CDS encoding DUF815 domain-containing protein, whose amino-acid sequence MDLDKNIAFRWNGSEIEVIDTIEKIEESDLLFLDRQKQLSKRNIENFIEDKPFLNMFFWGPRGVGKSSLVKLLLNLYKQRNLRVIECSQEYIEGIYKIYRFVRTNNKYYFIVYFDDISFDNSDISFRRFKSIMEGGLEEKPINLLYIATSNKRHIVKETMKPKDDVYSNDLENEQLSLFARFGLSITFPLLTRREYITVVRYYLDKYLVNLDNLEEKAENFATNRGGRSARVAKQFAIYSHLVNDDL is encoded by the coding sequence ATGGATTTAGATAAAAATATTGCATTTAGATGGAATGGCTCTGAGATTGAAGTAATTGATACAATTGAGAAGATAGAAGAAAGTGACTTATTGTTTTTAGATAGGCAAAAGCAATTATCAAAAAGAAATATCGAAAATTTTATAGAGGACAAGCCCTTTTTGAATATGTTTTTTTGGGGGCCAAGGGGCGTTGGTAAGTCTTCCCTAGTTAAACTACTCTTAAATTTGTATAAGCAGAGAAATTTAAGAGTTATTGAGTGTTCTCAAGAATATATAGAAGGTATCTATAAAATATATAGATTTGTTAGAACTAATAATAAATATTACTTTATAGTGTATTTTGATGACATATCTTTTGACAATAGCGATATAAGTTTTAGAAGGTTTAAATCAATAATGGAAGGGGGTTTAGAGGAAAAACCTATTAATCTTTTATATATTGCTACATCAAATAAGAGGCATATTGTAAAAGAAACAATGAAACCCAAGGATGATGTTTACAGTAATGATTTAGAAAATGAACAATTATCGCTGTTTGCTAGATTTGGCCTTTCAATAACCTTTCCACTGTTAACAAGAAGAGAGTATATAACGGTAGTCAGGTATTATCTAGATAAATATTTAGTTAATTTAGACAATTTAGAAGAAAAAGCTGAGAATTTTGCAACTAATAGGGGTGGCAGAAGCGCCAGGGTTGCAAAACAATTTGCTATTTATTCTCATTTAGTAAATGATGATTTATAA
- the hemB gene encoding porphobilinogen synthase, producing MKFPELRARRLRYNEKIRKMVRETFLNIDSFVYPMFVSELVSGKKEVSSMPGIFQLSIDEAVKEAIKIEKLGITSIILFGIPKLKDATGSSAYDENGIIQRAIRAIKENTNLYIITDVCLCEYTDHGHCGIIKDGYVDNDKTLIILSDEALSHVKAGADMVAPSDMMDGRIKAIRDKLDKNGFINIPIMSYSAKYASAFYGPFRDAAESTPQFGDRKTYQMDPSNRLEAIKEAKLDLEEGADILMVKPAMSYLDIISDFKKNFVVPIAAYNVSGEYALVKAAAEKGIINEKEIAREILTSIKRAGADIIITYFAKDIANIL from the coding sequence ATGAAGTTTCCAGAATTAAGAGCAAGAAGGCTTAGATACAACGAAAAAATAAGGAAAATGGTAAGGGAGACCTTTTTAAATATTGATAGTTTTGTATATCCTATGTTCGTTTCTGAGCTTGTAAGTGGTAAAAAAGAAGTAAGCTCAATGCCAGGAATCTTTCAATTAAGCATAGATGAGGCTGTTAAAGAGGCTATTAAGATAGAAAAGCTAGGTATTACATCTATTATATTATTTGGAATACCAAAATTAAAGGATGCTACTGGCTCATCTGCCTATGATGAAAATGGTATTATACAAAGAGCTATTAGAGCAATTAAAGAAAATACTAATCTATATATAATTACAGATGTCTGCCTTTGTGAATATACTGATCATGGGCATTGCGGAATAATTAAAGATGGTTATGTAGACAATGACAAAACACTTATAATATTATCAGACGAAGCTTTATCCCATGTAAAGGCCGGTGCTGATATGGTTGCACCAAGTGATATGATGGATGGCCGGATTAAAGCAATTAGAGATAAGTTGGATAAGAATGGTTTTATTAATATACCTATTATGAGCTATTCTGCAAAGTATGCATCTGCCTTTTATGGACCTTTTAGAGATGCTGCTGAAAGCACTCCGCAATTCGGGGATAGAAAAACCTACCAAATGGATCCATCAAATAGATTAGAAGCGATTAAGGAAGCAAAGCTAGATTTAGAAGAGGGAGCAGATATACTTATGGTTAAACCAGCAATGTCATATCTTGATATAATAAGCGATTTTAAAAAGAATTTTGTTGTACCAATTGCAGCCTATAATGTTTCTGGCGAATATGCATTAGTCAAAGCTGCAGCAGAGAAGGGTATTATTAACGAAAAAGAGATTGCTAGAGAAATACTTACATCTATTAAAAGGGCGGGAGCTGATATAATAATAACTTACTTTGCTAAAGATATTGCTAATATTTTATAG
- a CDS encoding uroporphyrinogen-III synthase, which translates to MNVLVTRTPEQSVNFINLLSKNGFYPFLLPLIRIEKLDYKLDDINYDYIVFTSKNACKYFLDSISKFNLNLCNVIAVGSKTAEALEKAGINVNYIPEEYSQSGLIRLFDELGVSNKKILIPGSSKRDTELIDYLCKKNCLVKTLDIYETKSVKYPDSYVENFIKDNNINIITLFSPSAAKSLISQVDINLLHSIKIVSIGIKTANFLNKYNLETFYPNTFTEECVLDVIVKLRVGG; encoded by the coding sequence ATGAATGTTCTTGTTACAAGAACCCCTGAGCAATCAGTTAATTTCATAAATTTATTATCAAAAAATGGGTTTTATCCCTTTTTATTGCCATTAATTAGAATAGAAAAATTAGATTACAAGCTAGATGATATTAATTATGATTATATTGTATTTACCAGTAAAAACGCATGCAAATATTTTTTGGATTCTATAAGTAAATTTAATTTGAACCTTTGCAATGTCATCGCTGTTGGCTCAAAAACTGCCGAAGCATTAGAAAAGGCAGGAATTAATGTCAACTACATCCCTGAAGAATATTCGCAGAGTGGTTTGATTAGGCTTTTTGATGAATTAGGTGTTTCTAATAAGAAAATTTTAATACCAGGCTCAAGCAAAAGAGATACTGAATTAATAGATTATTTATGTAAAAAGAATTGTTTAGTAAAAACATTAGATATATATGAAACAAAATCAGTAAAATATCCAGATAGTTATGTAGAGAATTTTATTAAAGATAATAATATTAATATTATAACCCTGTTTTCACCTTCAGCTGCTAAAAGCTTAATAAGTCAAGTTGATATTAATCTCTTACATTCTATAAAAATAGTAAGTATTGGTATAAAGACTGCAAATTTTTTAAATAAATATAATTTAGAAACTTTTTATCCGAATACATTTACAGAAGAGTGTGTATTAGATGTTATAGTTAAATTAAGAGTTGGAGGTTAG
- the hemC gene encoding hydroxymethylbilane synthase produces MMIKRKIRIGTRGSRLALKQVEQVIENLKAKYPYIETEVVKIKTSGDKFRDAPLANIGGKGLFLKEIEEVLLKKDIDVAVHSLKDVPAEIPKELEIIATLKREDPRDAFISYKYNSLNELVDGSVVGTCSLRRKSQLLRFNKNLKIKDLRGNVNTRLNKLRKGEYDAIVIAAAGLIRLNLSNEITEVLDTNIMIPAIGQGVIALETRKDDIDTKNLLGVLNDSESNIAAKAERAFLKVVEGGCQVPLGCFCNIVDSKKIVLNAFISSIDGKDYVLGYKEANIEKAEEAGKELAHELLNKGGSRILEGIL; encoded by the coding sequence ATGATGATAAAAAGAAAGATTAGAATTGGAACTAGGGGAAGTAGGTTAGCCCTAAAACAGGTTGAACAGGTAATAGAAAACTTGAAAGCTAAGTACCCCTATATAGAAACAGAGGTTGTTAAGATAAAAACATCAGGTGATAAATTCAGGGATGCCCCTCTTGCAAACATAGGTGGAAAAGGTTTGTTTTTGAAAGAGATTGAGGAGGTATTATTAAAGAAGGATATTGATGTAGCTGTACATAGTTTGAAAGATGTTCCAGCAGAAATACCTAAAGAATTAGAAATAATAGCAACACTAAAAAGAGAAGACCCACGAGATGCTTTTATCTCTTATAAATATAATTCTTTAAATGAATTAGTAGATGGTTCAGTAGTGGGTACTTGTAGTTTAAGGAGGAAGAGTCAGCTACTAAGATTTAATAAGAATTTAAAGATTAAAGATCTAAGAGGAAATGTTAATACAAGGCTTAACAAGCTGAGAAAAGGTGAATATGATGCAATAGTAATTGCAGCTGCAGGTCTAATTAGGCTAAATTTATCAAATGAAATAACTGAAGTCTTAGATACAAATATTATGATTCCAGCTATTGGACAAGGTGTTATAGCTCTTGAGACAAGAAAGGATGATATTGATACAAAAAATTTATTAGGAGTTTTAAATGATAGCGAATCAAATATTGCTGCAAAGGCTGAGAGAGCTTTTTTGAAAGTTGTTGAAGGGGGCTGCCAAGTACCTTTGGGTTGTTTCTGTAATATAGTAGATAGTAAAAAAATAGTCCTTAATGCTTTTATCTCATCAATTGATGGCAAGGATTATGTTTTAGGCTATAAAGAAGCAAATATTGAAAAAGCAGAAGAAGCAGGGAAAGAGCTTGCTCATGAGTTATTAAATAAAGGGGGTAGTAGAATTTTAGAGGGAATCCTTTAA